The genomic DNA CCCAGGTTGATGCGCGCCTCGGGCAGGCCGACGAATTCCACGGCGCGCGCCACGGAGATCGCGAGCGTGAGCGCCTGCGGATCGGCGTTGCCCACGTCCTCGGAAGCGAAGATCACCATGCGCCGGGCGATGAATTTGGGATCTTCGCCTGCCTCCAGCATGCGCGCCATCCAGTAGAGGGCTGCGTCGGGATCGGAACCCCGCATGCTTTTGATGAAGGCGCTGGCGATGTTGTAGTGCTCTTCGCCTGCCTTGTCGTAGCGAATCGGGCGACTCTCAAGCGCGCGGCTCACGACTTCTTCGTTGATCTCGTTTGCCTTCGACGCCTGCGCCAGGGTCGCCGCCGTCTCCAGCAAATTGAGGGCCTGGCGCACGTCGCCACGACTCTGGCGGGCGATGCGCCGAAGTGCCTCTTCGGTCGCGCGGAGCTTCTTCTCCCCAAGGCCGCGCTCTTCGTCGGCGAGCGCGCGGGCCAGCACCCCGGAAAGCTGATCCACCGAGAGCGGCTTCAAAACCGCGACCTGCACACGCGAGAGGAGCGCCGCGTTCAGCTCAAAAGAGGGATTCTCCGTGGTCGCACCGATCAGCACGATGGTTCCCGATTCCACGTGGGGCAGGAAGGCATCCTGCTGGGCCTTGTTGAAGCGGTGGATCTCATCGACAAACAGCAGGGTCGGCTTGCCGCCGCGCTGGTGACGACGCTCGGCCTCGGCGACGATCTCGCGCACTTCCTTCACCCCGCCCGCGACGGCCGAGAAGGGAACGAAGGGCAGCCCGGCCTCCCGGGCAAGGATGCGCGCCAGGGTCGTTTTTCCCGTTCCCGGCGGCCCCCAGAAGACGATGGATGGAAGTTCCCCGCGCTCGAGCGCCACGCGCAGCAGCCCGTCCTCGCGCAGCAGATCTTCCTGCCCGACCACATCCGCGAGCCCCTCGGGGCGCACCCGCTCGGCCAGCGGCGCATCCTTGCGCGCTTTTGGCATCTGGGGCGGTAATTGATCGAAAAGGTCCATCGCGCTCTGGCTTAGCACACGCTACACTGCGCGGGCGAACCGGGCGGCCCAGCGCCCCCGGTGTGCTAGGGTGCCTTGCAACGAAACCAGGGGAGAG from Chrysiogenia bacterium includes the following:
- a CDS encoding replication-associated recombination protein A, with amino-acid sequence MDLFDQLPPQMPKARKDAPLAERVRPEGLADVVGQEDLLREDGLLRVALERGELPSIVFWGPPGTGKTTLARILAREAGLPFVPFSAVAGGVKEVREIVAEAERRHQRGGKPTLLFVDEIHRFNKAQQDAFLPHVESGTIVLIGATTENPSFELNAALLSRVQVAVLKPLSVDQLSGVLARALADEERGLGEKKLRATEEALRRIARQSRGDVRQALNLLETAATLAQASKANEINEEVVSRALESRPIRYDKAGEEHYNIASAFIKSMRGSDPDAALYWMARMLEAGEDPKFIARRMVIFASEDVGNADPQALTLAISVARAVEFVGLPEARINLGQGASYLACAPKSNASYAALEAARAEVRGSGPLEVPAHIRNAPTALMKELGYGKGYEYAHNYDDASSAQTHLPEELIGTEFYKPTDHGAEKEIAARLEALRKKRRGQ